One Mytilus trossulus isolate FHL-02 chromosome 5, PNRI_Mtr1.1.1.hap1, whole genome shotgun sequence DNA segment encodes these proteins:
- the LOC134718561 gene encoding putative mediator of RNA polymerase II transcription subunit 26: MATKWTLVVVFTILTIDITYSRHLSHLRRTQNGNANSLDSRSRTNSNGNSRRGNIISQNARPETTGTTRSTQSDSRRNSIRNSISAAERQATRPVPKRDVDKTMDGLGSIGNMLPSPINQFIKDLRSNMPNLSVGIGASFGKRGQTREPERQSRRQQNFDRRQDLSERRPRKTMNSLRSRTPDPLIDLRDPFPVENRNTRQFIDKVEPRFDNNRNRLPDFTSGFGLDNQQSDPWTQSGNFMDRFAPEPTFLLSGGKQPAAPSSISSPTNSNSLNRITQDQSLNSNRGMLPNNNNQLVASPNVMTNNQGQGNQGVRQGQVVTGQNAMTNNQVQGNQGQLVTGQNTMTNNQGQGNQEILQGQVVSGQNAMTNNMQMQGMMTNNRNNLLQGQNLINNMPQQTAGQTLSQGSNLQGSTQNMNQMVNQQNQVPMVQNSPVNQMVSQQNQNNLPGMQQQQLQSQSNVLTPSQNNMNMASPVNTILSQGQIQQNSGGQIVTGLNAQNLNQIQGQNTIQSNNQLQQGQLQQQQNQQANNQNQDQNQQTTLLTSLLQQLLVQLNDGQSGSNTINSVPRKTLNLQPTMNQLPNRGQSMSNSPVLGQNVLQSNILPNQQMSLTQNQQQNNQQNTQTLIQQLLQQNQQKTQQSLQQQLIQPSLQQQLIQPPLQQQLQQQQLQQQLQQQLQQQQLQNQLQQQLQQQKLQEKLQQQLQQQKVQEKLQQQLKQQKLQEQLQQQLQQQKLQEKLQQQLQQQNLQQQQQQQQQIIQQNNLLLGLNAKNNVQPLQQQQQQQQAILNNQQVVGQNAQSQSNSILQALLGIQGSPPMTSMPASTQRQHQSNTNSVIPGNNNLIGNTGTLQANPVTNNLLQQLGLNGNNLNQLNQLNQGTNIVSNTVTKQQTLPQQQIVQQQTLPQPTPATPFQGNQATINLLKQLGLTSNLQLTNLLNQGTQQKQTLNTNQQVLPSVQQSQAVSTNQQIQPSIQQTQAVPTNQIMQPVNQLMQQSNQQTQAVSTNQQPLAVSTNQQTQPLNLQLQQLNQQMEQLKQQIQQANQQTQAESTNQQMQPVNQQIQPLNQQTQVVTTNQQQIQPVKQQTQTVPQNQQMQPSNPLTQAVSTNQQIQQVNQQMLPLNQTLSTNPPNPMEALVSQQLLARILGQQGIGTMVIPTLNPIPPMAAGEIEIAPPITLPTTVSPLSIINKTSQGFDLPLQRQQQDQQLILANNLPLEVSGNFSLSPAETGVTQAKTSFMQDSTVASTTVASTTVTTKDNLVIRLNQTSKGIRLIPDGRGGVRIINLRAAVSTETPWIESGTSNSTVLTEAEPLHRLALLNPTNETLRKLEITDRLNTTDIPEEIELPNGTSLDGPGPTPAMNSVYRGKPTTLTPTVSVTIKPTTPTTIKPAAPTTVEPEETTIPIDFSEYDIEPEEGMSTTSSEVEPTTTSTTIALKATTRLNNSTSTSVGPTSVITVKPKTITTTTATIVTVKPTTIERTTPKPTTIIKTTVRPTTIKTVTIRPTTLKPPTTQFIPITTPQTFIQSALGWLSPFSTTPASDIIAYGGFLNMVDPYMQTKAHEPALYDILNEVMLGKLKGMK; this comes from the exons ATGGCCACTAAGTGGACATTAGTAGTGGTGTTTACAATATTAACTATTGATATCACATATTCCCGCCATCTTTCTCATTTACGAAGGACTCAAAACGGAAATGCTAATTCTCTTGATTCTAGGAGTAGAACCAATTCAAATGGGAACTCTCGGAGAGGGAATATAATTTCACAG AATGCAAGACCAGAAACAACAGGAACAACACGATCGACTCAAAGCGATTCTCGCCGTAATAGTATTCGAAACAGTATTTCGGCAGCTGAACGACAAGCCACGCGGCCAGTTCCAAAAAGAGATGTTGATAAGACAATGGATGGTTTGGGATCTATTGGAAATATGTTGCCTTCGCCGATAAACCAGTTCATTAAAGATCTTCGATCGAACATGCCAAATTTAAGTGTTGGCATTGGTGCGAGTTTTGGCAAGCGAGGACAGACAAGAGAGCCCGAACGGCAAAGTAGGAGACAACAAAATTTCGATAGGCGTCAAGATTTAAGTGAAAGGCGACCTAGAAAGACAATGAACAGTTTAAGATCTAGGACACCAGATCCACTTATAGATCTTAGAGACCCGTTTCCGGTTGAGAATAGAAATACAAGACAGTTTATTGATAAAGTAGAGCCTCGATTTGACAATAATAGGAATCGATTACCTGACTTTACAAGTGGATTTGGTTTAGATAATCAACAAAGTGATCCATGGACACAATCTGGAAATTTTATGGACAGATTTGCTCCGGAACCGACATTTCTGTTATCCGGAGGAAAACAACCAGCCGCGCCATCATCAATATCATCTCCAACAAATTCAAATTCACTGAACAGAATAACACAAGATCAGAGTCTAAATTCTAATAGAGGAATGTTACCGAATAATAATAATCAGTTAGTGGCATCTCCAAATGTAATGACTAACAATCAAGGTCAAGGTAATCAGGGAGTACGACAAGGTCAAGTGGTGACAGGTCAAAATGCAATGACAAATAATCAGGTTCAAGGTAATCAGGGTCAACTGGTGACAGGTCAAAACACAATGACAAATAATCAAGGTCAAGGTAATCAGGAGATACTACAAGGTCAAGTGGTTTCAGGTCAAAATGCAATGACAAATAATATGCAAATGCAAGGAATGATGACGAACAATAGAAATAATTTACTTCAAGGTCAAAACTTGATAAATAACATGCCACAACAAACTGCAGGACAAACTCTCAGTCAGGGTTCAAATCTACAAGGTAGCACGCAAAATATGAATCAGATGGTTAACCAACAAAATCAAGTCCCAATGGTGCAGAACTCACCCGTTAATCAGATGGTGTCACAGCAGAACCAAAACAATTTACCCGGAATGCAACAGCAGCAATTACAAAGTCAAAGTAATGTATTAACACCATCACAGAATAACATGAATATGGCCTCACCTGTAAATACTATTCTTAGTCAAGGACAGATTCAACAAAATAGTGGCGGGCAAATAGTTACCGGTCTAAATGCGCAGAATCTGAATCAGATTCAGGGTCAAAACACAATCCAGAGCAATAACCAATTACAACAGGGACAATTGCAGCAACAGCAGAATCAACAGGCTAATAATCAAAACCAAGATCAAAACCAACAAACAACGTTACTTACATCCCTTCTGCAACAATTACTTGTTCAACTTAACGACGGACAGAGTGGTAGTAATACTATTAATTCAGTGCCACGTAAAACTCTCAACCTGCAACCAACCATGAATCAACTACCGAACAGAGGACAGTCGATGTCTAATAGTCCAGTACTTGGACAGAATGTACTACAATCTAACATTTTACCAAATCAGCAAATGAGTCTGACACAAAATCAACAACAGAACAATCAACAAAACACTCAGACCTTAATTCAACAACTTTTACAACAGAACCAACAGAAAACACAACAGTCTTTACAGCAACAACTAATACAACCATCATTGCAACAGCAGTTGATACAACCACCGTTGCAACAACAATTGCAGCAGCAACAGCTACAACAACAACTTCAGCAACaattacaacaacaacaactgcAAAATCAACTGCAACAACAattgcaacaacaaaaactacaagaaaaattgcaacaacaactccaacaacaaaaagtacaaGAAAAACTGCAGCAACAActgaaacaacaaaaattacaagaacAACTGCAACAACAACTGCAACAGCAAAAACTACAAGAAAAACTGCAGCAACAATTGCAACAACAAAATCTACAACAACAGCAACAGCAACAACAGCAGATTATTCAGCAAAATAATTTACTTCTCGGACTGAATGCCAAAAACAATGTTCAACctttacaacaacaacaacaacaacaacaagcTATTTTAAATAATCAACAAGTTGTTGGTCAGAATGCTCAATCTCAAAGCAATTCAATCTTACAAGCCTTGCTTGGCATACAAGGTTCACCCCCAATGACAAGTATGCCTGCGAGTACACAAAGACAACACCAATCTAACACAAACAGTGTTATACCTGGAAACAATAATCTGATTGGAAATACTGGGACTCTCCAAGCCAATCCAGTAACAAATAATTTGCTTCAGCAGCTCGGATTAAACGGAAATAATCTTaatcaattaaatcaattaaatcaaGGAACAAATATAGTGTCTAATACtgtaacaaaacaacaaactCTACCACAACAACAAATAGTACAACAACAAACTCTACCTCAACCGACACCAGCTACGCCTTTTCAAGGAAATCAAGCAACCATTAATTTACTTAAACAGCTTGGATTGACCAGTAATCTTCAGCTTACTAACCTGTTAAACCAAGGAACACAACAAAAACAGACGCTTAATACAAACCAACAAGTTCTACCATCAGTTCAACAATCACAGGCTGTGTCCACAAACCAGCAAATTCAACCATCAATTCAACAAACACAGGCTGTACCTACAAACCAGATAATGCAACCAGTAAACCAGCTAATGCAACAATCGAACCAGCAGACACAGGCTGTGTCCACAAACCAGCAGCCCCTGGCTGTGTCTACAAACCAGCAAACGCAACCATTAAACCTTCAATTGCAACAATTGAACCAGCAAATGGAACAATTAAAACAGCAAATTCAACAAGCAAATCAACAAACACAAGCCGAATCTACCAACCAGCAAATGCAACCAGTAAACCAGCAAATACAACCATTGAACCAACAAACACAGGTCGTGACAACAAACCAGCAGCAAATACAACCagtaaaacaacaaacacaGACCGTACCACAAAATCAGCAAATGCAACCATCGAACCCACTTACACAAGCCGTATCTACAAACCAGCAAATCCAACAAGTAAACCAACAGATGCTACCATTGAATCAGACCTTATCTACAAACCCACCAAATCCCATGGAAGCATTGGTTAGTCAACAACTTTTAGCACGAATTCTCGGTCAACAAGGAATAGGAACAATGGTCATACCTACTCTAAACCCTATTCCACCAATGGCAGCAGGGGAAATAGAAATAGCTCCACCAATCACGTTGCCTACGACTGTCAGTCCGTTAagcataataaacaaaacatcacAAGGGTTCGATTTACCCTTACAGAGACAACAACAAGATCAACAGCTCATTTTAGCCAATAACCTCCCTTTAGAGGTTTCGGGTAACTTTAGTCTTTCTCCCGCCGAGACAGGAGTTACCCAGGCAAAAACTTCATTTATGCAGGATTCGACTGTAGCATCTACAACTGTAGCATCTACAACTGTaacaacaaaagacaacttAGTAATAAGACTAAATCAAACATCAAAAGGTATTCGATTAATTCCAGACGGAAGGGGTGGGGTACGAATAATCAATTTAAGAGCGGCAGTGAGTACAGAGACACCATGGATAGAAAGCGGGACAAGTAATTCAACAGTCTTAACTGAGGCCGAACCCCTTCACAGATTGGCATTGCTTAATCCCACCAACGAAACCTTACGGAAATTAGAAATAACAGATAGACTTAACACTACCGATATACCGGAAGAAATAGAACTCCCAAATGGTACAAGCCTAGATGGACCAGGTCCAACTCCGGCTATGAATTCAGTATATAGAGGTAAACCTACTACCCTAACACCTACAGTATCAGTTACCATAAAACCTACAACACCTACTACCATAAAACCTGCAGCACCCACTACTGTTGAACCGGAAGAAACAACAATTCCAATAGACTTTAGCGAATATGATATTGAACCTGAGGAAGGGATGTCTACCACTAGTAGCGAGGTCGAACCGACTACTACTAGTACCACAATTGCACTGAAAGCAACAACGCgtttaaataattcaacatcTACCTCAGTGGGACCTACATCTGTTATTACAGTGAAACCTAAAACCATAACAACTACTACAGCGACAATTGTAACAGTAAAACCTACTACTATAGAAAGAACAACACCCAAACCAACAACCATAATTAAAACAACGGTTCGACCAACTACCATAAAAACAGTAACGATTCGACCAACAACTTTAAAACCACCAACAACGCAATTCATACCAATAACTACTCCACAAACATTTATACAATCTGCGTTGGGTTGGTTGTCTCCCTTCTCTACTACACCTGCATCTGACATTATAGCATATGGTGGTTTCTTAAACATGGTGGATCCATATATGCAAACAAAGGCACACGAGCCTGCTTTATACGATATTTTGAATGAAGTTATGCTAGGTAAATTAAAAGGAATGAAATGA